A window of Aeromicrobium sp. Root236 contains these coding sequences:
- a CDS encoding GTP pyrophosphokinase family protein: MSDLLKSENLEVVQIESRAKAVESLIQKIQRKKSSESDPLQSVTDLVGIRIITYYLEDVARVGELLGREFTIDAENSMDKAEALASDQFGYRSAHYVITLDDSRADLLEWAPFKGMKAEVQVRTSLQHAWAAVSHKLEYKSSQAAPAQLQRRLFRLSALFEMADEQFSILRDESNATDSAYRAEVRKGRLDVPIDSSSIAAYMSITGRADEYRTMFKESGHQTEDIKPVPADRIRRDQSDLVKVLKAVGITTLEELDEYLSEKDRLEKIAKRLDAVFEDDSGEGSIFDLLTLVVLLDRDKSPAPGLPIYTEEFSARIAALREELQSKSSRRSNSGRRPSAS; encoded by the coding sequence ATGAGTGATCTGCTGAAATCGGAGAACCTCGAAGTTGTACAAATCGAGTCCCGCGCCAAGGCGGTCGAGAGTCTTATACAGAAGATTCAACGCAAGAAGAGTAGCGAGAGCGACCCGTTGCAATCGGTCACAGACCTTGTTGGCATTCGGATAATCACGTACTACCTCGAGGACGTTGCCCGCGTTGGTGAGTTGCTCGGACGCGAGTTCACCATTGATGCAGAAAACTCGATGGACAAAGCCGAAGCGCTCGCCTCGGACCAATTCGGATACCGGTCAGCGCACTACGTGATCACGCTGGATGATTCTCGGGCCGATCTATTGGAATGGGCACCATTCAAGGGTATGAAGGCCGAAGTTCAGGTGCGCACCTCGCTGCAGCATGCCTGGGCGGCCGTTAGCCACAAATTGGAGTACAAGTCCTCGCAGGCAGCTCCAGCTCAGTTACAGCGCCGGCTCTTCCGACTGAGCGCACTCTTTGAAATGGCCGACGAGCAATTTTCCATTCTTCGCGACGAGAGCAACGCTACGGACTCGGCCTATCGGGCGGAAGTGAGGAAGGGGCGGCTGGACGTCCCGATCGACAGTTCGTCGATCGCGGCCTACATGAGCATCACTGGGCGCGCCGACGAGTACCGGACTATGTTCAAGGAATCAGGACATCAAACGGAGGACATCAAACCGGTACCCGCAGACCGGATCAGGCGAGACCAGTCCGACCTAGTGAAGGTTCTCAAAGCGGTCGGGATCACAACACTGGAGGAACTCGATGAGTATCTGTCTGAAAAGGACAGGCTCGAGAAGATTGCCAAACGGCTGGACGCAGTCTTCGAGGACGACAGTGGCGAAGGCTCGATCTTCGATCTCCTGACGTTGGTGGTGCTACTCGATCGCGACAAGAGCCCGGCGCCGGGACTCCCGATCTACACCGAGGAGTTCTCGGCGCGAATTGCCGCCCTCAGAGAAGAACTCCAGTCAAAGTCGTCACGACGGTCCAACTCGGGTCGCAGGCCCAGCGCTAGCTGA
- a CDS encoding aldo/keto reductase, giving the protein MTDSASYADSVPEIHRPYVAAEDRYTHWDYRRVGRSGLFLPPLSLGLWWNFGDNFPFDNQRAVLRHAFDNGITHFDLANNYGPPYGSAEENFGRMMRTDFKAYRNELILSTKAGYDMWPGPYGNFGSRKYLFASLDESLQRMSVDHVDIFYSHRADPGTPLEETIGALDAIVRQGKARYAGISSYSPERTSEAVAIANELGTPIVIHQPSYSMINRWIEQGLTTVLDEHGVGSIGFGALAQGLLSDRYVESADPERSQKRGSFNQSMANDDNRKRLKGLAAIAKKRGQTLAQMAISWTLRPGGVTSALIGVSSVEQLDENLKAAQRIDFTDEELAEIDSFAGEAGINIWAASSKV; this is encoded by the coding sequence ATGACCGACAGCGCCTCCTACGCCGACTCCGTGCCCGAGATCCACCGCCCCTACGTCGCCGCGGAGGATCGCTACACGCACTGGGACTATCGCCGGGTCGGCCGCTCGGGCCTGTTCCTGCCGCCGCTGTCGCTCGGGCTGTGGTGGAACTTCGGCGACAACTTCCCGTTCGACAACCAGCGGGCCGTGCTGCGCCACGCGTTCGACAACGGCATCACACACTTCGATCTCGCCAACAACTACGGCCCGCCCTACGGCTCGGCCGAGGAGAACTTCGGTCGCATGATGCGCACCGACTTCAAGGCGTACCGCAACGAGCTGATCCTCTCGACCAAGGCCGGCTACGACATGTGGCCGGGCCCCTACGGCAACTTCGGCTCACGCAAGTACCTCTTCGCGAGCCTCGACGAGTCGCTCCAGCGGATGTCGGTCGACCACGTCGACATCTTCTACTCGCACCGGGCCGACCCGGGCACGCCGCTCGAGGAGACGATCGGCGCGCTCGACGCGATCGTCCGCCAGGGCAAGGCGCGCTATGCGGGCATCTCGTCCTACTCGCCGGAGCGCACGTCCGAGGCGGTCGCGATCGCCAACGAGCTCGGCACCCCGATCGTGATCCACCAGCCGTCCTACTCGATGATCAACCGCTGGATCGAGCAGGGACTGACCACCGTCCTCGACGAGCACGGCGTCGGCTCGATCGGCTTCGGCGCGCTGGCCCAGGGCCTGCTGTCCGACAGGTACGTCGAGAGCGCCGACCCCGAGCGTTCGCAGAAGCGCGGCTCGTTCAACCAGTCGATGGCCAACGACGACAACCGCAAGCGGCTCAAGGGCCTCGCGGCGATCGCCAAGAAGCGCGGGCAGACCCTCGCCCAGATGGCGATCTCCTGGACCCTGCGTCCCGGCGGTGTCACGTCCGCGTTGATCGGCGTCTCGTCGGTCGAGCAGCTCGACGAGAACCTCAAGGCCGCGCAGCGCATCGACTTCACCGACGAGGAGCTCGCCGAGATCGACTCCTTCGCGGGCGAGGCCGGCATCAACATCTGGGCCGCCAGCTCCAAGGTCTAG